The following are encoded in a window of Actinomyces oris genomic DNA:
- a CDS encoding FtsW/RodA/SpoVE family cell cycle protein codes for MTAAPGPLGAPAGVATIQPAGVAKYSGRWAEAALLGVALVLGLGGFVLTALNRTGSSPAQTVGVAIAFLVLTVLMHLCVRYAAPWADPVLLPTAVALNGIGLAMIRRLDLAYEVNEQWQFYVGSKQLVWTLLGVILFAATLLLLRDYRRLRRWDRWAMWSGLVFLVLPFIPGIGQSINGARIWIRIGPMSFQPAELSKVLLAVFFASYLVANRDNLALAGRKVLWMSLPRARHLGPLFIVWGVSIGVLVLQKDLGSSVLLFGLFVVVLYVATDRPSWLLIGAALFLPAAWFAATHLHHVQQRINGWLHATDDAVYNAAGGSWQLLTGMFGMSTGGLMGAGWGKGSPTLVTFANSDFIFASLGEELGLTGTLVLLVLYLVLIQRGLRTAVSLRDGFGKLLAVGLSFAIALQIFVVIGGVTRLIPLTGLTLPFLAYGGSSLIANWIILALLLRLSDAARRPATHAPRIIDTAELPLSLRRRVQDAGAEETTPEAAGDAPTGTTPADAGGYASPSPAPGFGDLADDARPAVAVSPEAPPPPHTAPDGATLRSSRAPGFTEDSDRRQLP; via the coding sequence ATGACTGCTGCTCCCGGCCCCCTGGGCGCCCCCGCGGGCGTCGCGACCATCCAACCGGCCGGCGTCGCGAAGTACTCGGGACGGTGGGCGGAGGCGGCGCTGCTCGGCGTCGCCCTGGTCCTGGGGCTGGGCGGCTTCGTGCTCACCGCCCTCAACCGCACCGGCTCCTCCCCGGCGCAGACCGTGGGCGTGGCGATCGCCTTCCTCGTCCTGACCGTCCTCATGCACCTGTGTGTGCGCTACGCCGCCCCATGGGCCGATCCGGTCCTCCTGCCGACGGCGGTGGCGCTCAACGGGATCGGTCTGGCGATGATCCGGCGCCTGGACCTGGCCTACGAGGTCAACGAGCAGTGGCAGTTCTACGTCGGCTCCAAGCAGCTGGTCTGGACGCTGCTGGGCGTCATCCTCTTCGCCGCCACGCTCCTGCTGCTGCGCGACTACCGGCGTCTGAGGCGCTGGGACCGTTGGGCCATGTGGTCCGGCCTGGTCTTCCTCGTCCTGCCCTTCATCCCGGGGATCGGCCAGAGCATCAACGGCGCCCGCATCTGGATCCGGATCGGACCGATGAGCTTCCAGCCGGCCGAGCTGTCCAAGGTGCTGCTGGCGGTCTTCTTCGCCTCCTACCTGGTGGCCAACCGGGACAACCTGGCTCTGGCGGGTCGCAAGGTCCTGTGGATGAGCCTGCCGCGCGCCCGGCACCTGGGCCCCCTGTTCATCGTGTGGGGCGTGAGCATCGGCGTCCTGGTCCTCCAGAAGGACCTAGGCTCCTCGGTGCTGCTGTTCGGCCTGTTCGTCGTCGTCCTGTACGTGGCTACCGACCGGCCCTCCTGGCTGCTCATCGGCGCCGCCCTGTTCCTCCCAGCGGCCTGGTTCGCGGCCACGCACCTCCACCACGTCCAGCAGCGCATCAACGGCTGGCTCCACGCCACCGATGACGCCGTGTACAACGCCGCCGGCGGTTCCTGGCAGCTGCTGACGGGCATGTTCGGGATGTCCACCGGCGGGCTCATGGGCGCCGGCTGGGGCAAGGGCTCACCGACCCTGGTCACCTTCGCCAACTCCGACTTCATCTTCGCCTCACTGGGTGAGGAGCTGGGCCTGACCGGCACGCTCGTCCTCCTCGTGCTCTACCTCGTGCTCATCCAGCGGGGACTGCGCACGGCGGTCTCGCTGCGCGACGGCTTCGGCAAGCTCCTGGCCGTGGGCCTGTCCTTCGCCATCGCCCTGCAGATCTTCGTGGTCATCGGCGGCGTCACCCGGCTCATTCCGCTGACGGGACTGACCCTGCCCTTCCTGGCCTACGGTGGCTCCTCGCTCATCGCCAACTGGATCATCCTGGCCCTTCTGCTGCGCCTGTCCGACGCCGCCCGGCGTCCGGCCACCCACGCGCCGCGGATCATCGACACCGCCGAGCTGCCGCTGTCCCTGCGCCGTCGGGTCCAGGACGCCGGAGCCGAGGAGACGACGCCGGAGGCCGCCGGCGACGCGCCCACCGGAACGACACCTGCCGACGCCGGGGGCTACGCGTCCCCATCGCCCGCACCCGGCTTCGGCGACCTGGCGGATGACGCCCGCCCCGCCGTCGCCGTCAGCCCGGAGGCGCCGCCTCCGCCGCACACCGCACCGGACGGGGCGACCCTGCGCTCATCGCGGGCCCCGGGCTTCACTGAGGACTCTGACAGGAGGCAGCTGCCATGA